Part of the Pseudomonas sp. P8_241 genome is shown below.
GCCTTCTCGTCACCTGGAAACACGTCCACCACCCGGTCGATCGTTTTCGCCGCCGATGTGGTGTGCAGCGTGCCGAACACAAGGTGGCCGGTTTCGGCGGCCGTCAACGCCAGGCGAATGGTTTCCAGGTCACGCATCTCCCCCACCAGAATCACGTCCGGGTCTTCGCGCAACGCCGAGCGCAGAGCCGTGGCGAAACTGCGGGTGTCACGGTGCACCTCGCGCTGATTGATCAGGCATTTACGCGGCTCGTGCACGAATTCGACAGGGTCTTCGATGGTAAGGATGTGGTGATGGCGGTGGGTGTTGAGGTAATCGATCATCGCCGCCAGCGTGGTGGACTTGCCAGACCCGGTCGGGCCGGTCACCAACACCAGGCCCCGCGGCGCATCAGTCATTTTTCGAAACACTTCGCCCATGCCCAGCTCTTCCATGCTTTGCACTTTCGAGGGAATGGTGCGGAACACCGCACCTGCGCCCCGGTTTTGGTTGAACGCATTGACCCGAAAACGAGCCACACCGGGGATTTCGAACGAAAAGTCGGTTTCCAGATGCGCCTCGAAGTCCTCCTTCTGGGTATCGCTCATGATGGCATGGATCAGCGCCAGCACCTGCTTGTGGTCCATGGCGGGCAGATTGATGCGCCGCACATCGCCGTCCACCCGAATCATCGGCGGCAGACCGGCAGACAAGTGCAGGTCGGACGCGCCCTGTCTGGCGCTGAACGCCAGCAGCTCAGTGATATCCATTGCGCCCCTCAATTCCAGTAGAATGCCGCGAACCTTCAGACCGCTGGCGCTTATTGATGTCCACCATAGCAGACAACATTCTCCAGGTTAGTTCGCGCATACATGCCGCATCACTTGCTGCCAAACGTGCCGAAAACAGCGTCCAGTTGCTGGCCGTGAGCAAGACCAAACCCGCCGAAGCCCTGCGCGAAGCGTATGCCGCCGGCCTGCGTGATTTTGGCGAAAACTACCTGCAAGAGGCACTGGGCAAGCAGCTTGAACTGGCCGACCTGCCCTTGATCTGGCACTTCATCGGCCCCATTCAATCGAACAAGACTCGCGCTATCGCCGAGCATTTCGACTGGGTGCACTCCGTGGATCGTCTGAAAATCGCACAACGCCTGTCCGAACAACGCCCTGCCGATTTGCCGCCCCTGAATATCTGCATTCAGGTCAACGTCAGCGGTGAGGCCAGCAAATCCGGCTGCACTGCGGCCGACCTTCCAGCCTTGGCCAACGCCATCAACGCCTTGCCGCACCTGAAGTTGCGTGGACTGATGGCGATTCCCGAGCCGACTGAAGATCGCGCCGCGCAGGATGCTGCTTTTGCTGCCGTACAAAGCCTGAAAGACAGCCTGAACCTGCCTCTAGACACACTTTCCATGGGCATGAGCCACGACCTGGAGTCGGCCATCGCCCAAGGCGCTACCTGGGTGCGGATTGGTACCGCCCTGTTTGGCGCCCGTGATTACGATCGGTCATAACCCATGGCCGCTTCTCTTCTTTTATAAGGACCTGACATGAGCAAGACGCGTATTGCCTTTATCGGTGCCGGCAACATGGCCGCCAGCCTGATCGGCGGCCTGCGGGCCAAGGGTCTGGATGCCGCGCAGATCCGCGCCAGCGATCCGGGCGAGGAGACTCGCGCCCGCGTGAGCGCCGAGCATGGCATCGAAACCTTTGCCGACAACGCCCAGGCCATCGAAGGCGCCGACGTGGTCGTGCTGGCGGTAAAACCCCAGGCGATGAAAACCGTCTGCGAAACCATTCGCCAAAGCCTCAAACCAGGTCAGCTGGTGGTATCGATTGCCGCCGGTATTACCTGTGCCAGCATGAACAACTGGCTCGGTGCCCAGCCCATCGTGCGCTGCATGCCAAATACCCCAGCCCTCTTGCGCCAGGGTGTGAGTGGTTTGTTCGCTACCGCCGAAGTGACTGCCGAGCAGCGGCAGCAGGCTCAAGAACTGCTGTCCGCAGTCGGCATCGCCCTGTGGCTGGATGAGGAGCAGCAACTGGACGCCGTCACCGCCGTTTCGGGTTCGGGTCCGGCGTACTTTTTCCTGCTGATCGAAGCCATGACCGCTGCCGGGGTAAAACTTGGCCTGCCAGCAGACATCGCGGCGCAGCTCACCTTGCAAACCGCACTGGGTGCCGCACACATGGCAGTCGCAAGCGACGTCGACGCCGCCGAACTGCGCCGCCGCGTGACTTCACCTGCGGGCACAACCGAAGCCGCCATCAAGTCGTTCCAGGCCAACGGTTTCGAAGCCCTGGTCGAAAAAGCACTCGGCGCCGCCGCGCACCGCTCGGCCGAGATGGCCGAACAACTGGGCAACTAAGGAGCTTTTCATGATTGGATTGAACACCGCAGCGGTTTACGTGCTGCAAACCCTCGGCAGCCTGTACCTGCTGATCGTGTTGTTGCGTTTCGTGCTGCAACTGGTGCGCGCAAACTTCTATAACCCGCTCTGCCAGTTCGCCGTGAAGGCGACCCAGCCGCTGCTCAAGCCACTGCGCCGGATTATCCCGAGCATGTTCGGCCTGGACATGTCCTCCCTGGTGCTGGCGATTCTGGTGCAACTGGCGCTGATGGCCCTGACCCTGCTGCTGACCTACGGCACCACCGGCAACCCGTTGCAACTGCTGATCTGGTCGCTCATCGGCGTGACCGCGCTGTTCCTGAAGATATTCTTCTTCGCCCTGATCATCAGCGTGATCCTCTCCTGGGTCGCGCCAGGCAGCCATAATCCGGGCGCTGAGCTGGTCAACGACATCTGCGAACCGGCCCTGGCGCCGTTCCGCAAGATTCTGCCCAACCTGGGCGGCCTGGATCTGTCGCCGATCTTCGCGTTCCTGGCACTCAAGCTGATCGACATGCTGGTGATCAACAACCTCGCCGCCATGACGATGATGCCGGAAATCCTGCGCCTTCTGATCTGATCGTGTCATCGTTCATCGCTAGCAAGCTCGCTCCTACATTGGAATGCATTCCCCCTGTAGGAGCGAGCTCGCTCGCGATGGCCACACCTCGGTCCTACAGGGAACATTCAGGCCCGATCGTTGCTTGCCGCTAACCCCAGCGGTCTTTAGACTTACGCCTCATTTCAATGAGAGCAGGGTCGATGCCAGCTGCCTTCCCCCCCGATTCTGTTGGTCTGGTGACGCCGCAAACGGCGCACTTCAGCGAACCCTTGGCGTTGGCCTGCGGTCGCTCGCTTCCAGCCTATGACCTGATCTACGAAACCTACGGCACGCTGAACGCCGCGGCGAGCAACGCCGTACTGATCTGTCACGCCTTGTCAGGCCACCACCACGCCGCCGGTTATCACAGTGTCGACGACCGAAAACCCGGTTGGTGGGACAGCTGCATCGGCCCGGGCAAACCGATCGATACCAGCAAGTTCTTCGTGGTCAGCCTGAACAACCTGGGTGGCTGCAACGGTTCGACCGGCCCGAGCAGCATCAATCCTGACACCGGCAAGCCGTTCGGCGCTGACTTCCCCGTCTTGACCGTCGAGGATTGGGTGCACAGCCAGGCGCGTCTGGCGGATCGACTGGGCATCGCCCGGTTTGCGGCCGTAATCGGCGGCAGCCTCGGTGGCATGCAGGCGATGCAGTGGAGCATCACCTACCCTGACCGCATCCGCCATTGCCTGGCCATCGCCTCGGCACCCAAACTGTCGGCACAGAACATCGCCTTCAACGAAGTGGCCCGCCAGGCGATCCTCACAGACCCTGAATTCCACGGCGGTTCGTTCCAGGAACACAACGTCATCCCCAAACGCGGACTGATGCTCGCACGGATGGTCGGACACATCACGTACCTGTCCGACGATTCCATGGGTGAGAAATTCGGTCGCGGCCTCAAAAGCGAAAAGCTCAACTACGACTTCCACAGCGTCGAGTTCCAGGTCGAAAGCTACCTGCGCTATCAGGGCGAAGAGTTCTCCGGGCGTTTTGATGCCAACACTTATCTGTTGATGACCAAAGCCCTGGACTACTTCGATCCGGCGGCCAACTTCGACGATAACCTGGCCAAAACATTCGAAAACGCCACAGCCAAGTTCTGCGTGATGTCGTTTACCACCGACTGGCGCTTCTCCCCTGCCCGCTCGCGGGAACTGGTGGACGCGCTGATGGCTGCGCGCAAGGACGTCTGTTATCTGGAAATCGACGCGCCGCAAGGCCACGACGCCTTCCTGATTCCGATCCCGCGTTACTTGCAGGCATTCGGCAATTACATGAACCGCATTACGTTGTGAGATAGCCATGAGAGCTGATCTGGAAATCATCCAGGAATGGATCCCCGCCGGCAGCCGCGTGCTCGACCTCGGTTGCGGCGACGGCGAGCTGCTGACCTGGCTGCGCGACAACAAGCAAGTGACCGGCTACGGCCTGGAAAACGATGCGGACAACATCGCCGAGTGCGTGGCCAAGGGCATCAACGTCATCGAACAGGACCTCGACAAAGGCCTGGGCAACTTTGCCAGCAATAGTTTTGACGTCGTGGTCATGACCCAGGCGCTGCAAGCGGTGCACTACCCGGACAAGATCCTCGACGAGATGCTGCGCGTCGGCCGCCAGTGCATCATCACCTTCCCCAATTTCGGCCACTGGCGCTGCCGCTGGTACCTGGCGAGCAAGGGACGGATGCCGGTTTCCGAGTTTCTGCCGTACACCTGGTACAACACGCCGAACATCCACTTCTGCACCTTCGCCGACTTTGAAGCCTTGTGCCGCGAACGTGAAGCGAAGGTCATTGATCGGCTTGCCGTGGATCAACAGCATCGACACGGGTGGGCCAGTAAGCTTTGGCCTAATCTGTTAGGTGAGATCGGTATTTACCGCGTCAGCAGCCCGGGGCTTGCAGACCACAAGGTCGCGGTCTGAACCACCACATTTCGAGGAGAACGATCATGGGTCGTCTAGCGCTGTTTCTACTCACTGCCTGCCTGAGCGTCGGCGCCATCGCCGCGGACGCGATCAAGGGTGATCGCCAGGAAACATTCGGCGACGTGACGGTGCACTACAACACCTTCAACTCCACCTTCCTGACACCGGACATTGCCAAAGCAGCGGAACTCACCCGCAGCAAGAACCAGGGCGTGATCAATATTTCGGTCATCAAGGAAGGCAAGCCGCTGATGGCCCAGGTGAGCGGCTCGGTCAAGGACCTGACCAGCCAGAGTGTTCCTCTGCAGTTCAGACAGATCACCGAACAAGGCGCGATCTACTACATCGCGCAATACCCGGTGGATCAGCAGGAAGTCCGTACCTTCGACATCAAGGTGCAGACCGGCGACAAAATCAACACCATCAATTTCAACCAAGAGCTCTTCCCCGGCCAATGATCAACTTCACGCAACTCGTATTGGCCAGCCATAACGCCGGCAAACTCAAAGAACTCCAGGCCATGCTCGGCGAGTCGGTGCAACTGCGCTCGATCGGCGAGTTCAGCAGCGTGGAGCCTGAAGAAACCGGCCTGTCGTTCGTCGAGAACGCCATCCTCAAAGCGCGTAATGCCGCACGCATTTCCGGCCTGCCGGCACTGGCCGACGATTCCGGGCTGGCGGTGGATTTCCTCGGCGGTGCGCCGGGTATCTATTCGGCGCGTTATGCCGATGGCAAGGGCGATGCGGCGAACAACGCCAAACTGCTCGACGTGTTGAAAAACGTGCCTGAAGCCGAACGCGGCGCGCAGTTCGTCTGCGTTCTGGCGCTGGTGCGTCATGCTGATGATCCGTTACCGATCCTCTGCGAAGGTCTGTGGCACGGGCGCATCCTGACCGCCGCCAGTGGCGAGCACGGTTTTGGCTACGACCCGCTGTTCTGGGTGCCGGAACGCGACTGCTCCAGCGCCGAGTTGAGCCCAGGCGACAAGAACCAGATCAGCCACCGCGCCCGTGCAATGGATTTGCTGCGCCAGCGCCTGGGCTTGAAATGACCCCTGAATCATCCGCTTCGCCGCTGATCTTCGGCGGCGATGCGCAATCGCCGCGGGCCGCCCTGCCCGTGCTGCCACCTCTCGCACTGTACATCCACATCCCGTGGTGCGTACGCAAATGCCCATATTGCGACTTCAACTCTCACACCGCCAGCCCTGTAATGCCGGAAGAAGAGTACGTCGATGCACTGCTGGCGGATCTCGATCAGGATCTGCACGCGGTTTATGGCCGAGAGTTGAGTTCGGTCTTCTTTGGTGGCGGCACGCCCAGCCTGTTCAGTGCCGAGGCATTGGGGCGCCTGCTCAAAGGCGTCGAACAGCGCATCCCGTTTGCCAGCGATATCGAAATCACGCTGGAAGCCAATCCGGGGACTTTCGAACAAGACAAGTTTGTGGCGTACCGGAAACTGGGGATCAATCGCCTGTCGATCGGCATCCAGAGCTTCCAACAGGAAAAACTTCAGGCGCTGGGGCGGATTCACAACGGTGACGAAGCGATACGCGCGGCCGGCATGGCACGGCAGGCCGGGTTCGATAATTTCAATCTGGACCTGATGCATGGCTTGCCCGATCAATCCCTGGACGACGCTCTGAACGACCTGCGCACCGCCATCGCCCTGAAACCGACGCATCTGTCGTGGTATCAGCTGACCCTGGAACCGAACACCGTGTTCTGGAACCAACCCCCGACGCTGCCGGAAGACGACACGCTGTGGGACATTCAGGAAGCGGGGCAAGCGCTGCTGGCCGAACACGGTTACGCGCAATACGAGGTTTCGGCCTACGCACAACCCGGACGCCCGGCGCGGCATAACCTCAATTACTGGAGTTTTGGCGACTTCATCGGTATCGGTGCCGGTGCTCACGGCAAGCTCAGCCATCCGGACGGGCGCATCGTCCGCACCTGGAAAACGCGCTTGCCAAAGGATTACCTGAACCCGGCAAAAAGCTTCAAGGCAGGTGAGAAAGCGCTGACCAATGATGAAATGCCGTTCGAATTTCTGATGAACGCGCTGCGTCTGACTGAAGGCGTCGAATCGCGTCTTTATCCAGAGCGCACCGGGCTGACGCTGGAAAGCCTCGCCGAAGCGCGTCGCGAAGCCGAACAAAGTGGCCTGTTGCAGGTCGAACCGTCACGTTTGGCGGCAACCGAGCGCGGACAACTCTTCCTCAACGACTTGCTGCAGAAATTTCTGACATAAGGAAATCGAATGGATTTGGTACTCGACCTGCTCGCCACTGTTTCTCGCTGGAGCCGCAGTAACCTCTCGGAAATCGCCCTGGCCCTGGTGGGCTGCCTGCTGGTGCTGTTCGGTGCCGATTTCAAAGGCTGGGTCGAGCAACGCCTGGGCAGCATCGCTGGCGCCTTGCGCGTACCGATGATGGCCCTGCTGTGCGTGATCGGCAGCGGTGCGGCGCTGATCTACGCCACGCCCTGGGTCGTGCGCGGCTTGAGCCAGTTCAACAACTACAGCCTGGCGCCGGTGTTGCTGGTGGTGTTGGTGTTGATTGGCGTCGTAGCCGACCGTCGCTGATTTCGGGTTGCCCAAAAACCTGTAGGAGCCGGCATGCTGGCGATGGCGGGTCAGCCACATCGATGTGGGCTGACACCATCGCCAGCAAGCCGGCTCCTACAGGTTTGAAGCGTTACGGCTCAGGACAGTTTTTCGAACTTCAAATCCCACACGCCATGCCCAAGACGTTCGCCACGGCGTTCGAACTTGGTGATCGGGCGCTCGGCCGGGCGTGGCACGCACTTGCCGTCTTCGGCGAGGTTACGGTAACCCGGCGCGACGTTCATCACTTCCAGCATGTACTCGGCATATGGCTCCCAATCGGTGGCCATGTGCAAAACGCCGCCTACTTTCAACTTGCTACGCACCAGCTCAGCGAAGGATGCCTGAACGATACGGCGCTTGTGGTGACGGCTCTTGTGCCACGGGTCCGGGAAAAACAGCATCAGGCGATCAAGGCTGTTATCGGCCACGCAGCGATTGAGCACTTCGATTGCATCGCAATCGTAGACCCGCAGGTTGGTCAGGCCTTGCGTCAGCACGCCATTGAGCAGCGCGCCGACACCCGGACGGTGAACTTCCACGCCGATGAAATCCTGCTCCGGCGACGCGGCGGCCATTTCCAGCAGCGAGTGGCCCATGCCGAAACCGATTTCCAGCGAGCGCGGCGCCGAGCGACCGAACACCTGGTCATAGTCCACCGGTGCGTCGGCCAACGGCAGCACGAACAGCGGCGTGCCCTGCTCCAGGCCTTTCTGTTGGCCTTCGGTCATGCGCCCGGCGCGCATCACGAAACTCTTGATGCGGCGGTGTTGGCGCTCGTCGCCTTCTTCCGTCTGGATTGGCGTGTCGTTCGATTCAGTCATCAATAGCTCTTACTTGATCAGACCATCCAGCGGCGAAGAGGCGCTGGCATAGAGTTTTTTCGGCATGCGGCCGGCGAGGTAAGCCATACGACCAGCAAGGATGGCGTGCTGCATGGCTTGGGCCATCATCACTGGCTGTTGGGCATGAGCGATGGCCGAGTTCATCAGCACAGCGTCGCAGCCCAGTTCCATTGCGATGGTCGCGTCGGATGCAGTACCGACACCCGCATCCACCAGCACTGGAATCCTGGCTTCTTCGAGGATGATTTGCAGGTTGTACGGATTGCAGATGCCCAGGCCCGAACCGATCAGACCGGCCAGCGGCATCACCGCGATGCAGCCGATTTCCGCCAATTGACGAGCGATGATCGGATCATCACTGGTGTAAACCATCACGTCGAAACCTTCCTTGACCAGCGTTTCGGCGGCCTTGAGGGTTTCAATCACGTTGGGGAACAGGGTTTTCTGGTCGGCCAGCACTTCCAGCTTCACCAGGTTGTGGCCATCAAGCAGCTCACGGGCCAGGCGGCAAGTGCGCACAGCTTCGACGGCGTCGTAGCATCCGGCAGTGTTCGGCAGGAAAGTGTAGCGATCAGGCGACAGTACTTCGAGCAGGTTCGGCTCGCCCTCGATCTGGCCAAGGTTGGTGCGGCGCACGGCGAAGGTCACGATCTCGGCACCCGAGGCTTCGATGGCCAGGCGGGTTTCTTCCATGTCACGGTACTTGCCGGTACCGACCAGCAAACGCGACTGGTAAGTACGACCGGCCAGGACGAAAGGCTTGTCGCTACGAACGATGCTCATGGGAAATCCTCTGTAGGGGTGAGGTACTTGCAGAATTCTGTCGGCCTGCGGGCCGGACGGCTAGCCGCCACCAATGGCGTGGACGACTTCGACGTTGTCGCCGTCGTTCAACGCGGTGTCTGCATGCTGACTGCGCGGGACGATATCCAGATTGAGTTCGACCGCCACCCGGCGACCGGTCAGGTCCAGACGGGCCAGCAGGGCCGCAACGGTTTCACCGTCGGGCAGTTCAAAGGATTCGCCGTTCAACTGAATGCGCATGCCGAATGCCGCCATCATTTTTAGGGGCAGGCATTCTAGCCCGATCAGTCAGACTGACCCAAGCCATTCGTCTTGAAATGCAATCCTGTAGGAGCTGCCGCAGGCTGCGATCTTTTGACTTTGATTTTTAGAATCAAAGGATCGCAGCCTGCGGCAGCTCCTACAGGGCCAGGTCAAGCGATAAAGTTCAGGTCAGGCGCCAGGCGGCCAACCCAAGGCAAAACCAGCCCACCAGAAACGCCAGACCGCCGAATGGCGTGATGATCCCAAGTTTGCTGACACCGGTCAGCGTCAACAGATACAGGCTGCCGGAGAACAACAAGATGCCAATAGCAAAGGATGCGCCCGCCCAGGTCACAAGACGCCCGGGGACCTGCGTGGCCAGCAAGGCGACGCCCAACAACGCCAGGGTGTGCACCAACTGATAGGTGACACCGGTATGAAAAATCGCCAGGTACTCGGCGCTCAGGCGGTTTTTCAAGCCATGAGCGGCAAACGCCCCAAGACCGACACCGGTGAAGCCGAAAAAAGCAGCCAGCATCAAAAAGCCACGCAGCATGAAGAACTCCAGTCAGTCTCGATCAGCAGGGTCTGTATAATGGCCCGCTCAACGGGTTCGGCCAAGCCATCTCTATGCTGCGTATCTATTTCCGTCGCTTCATCAAAGCCGTGCTCTGGTTCATGGGCGGTAGCGTATTGCTGGTGCTGATTTTCCGTGTGGTGCCGCCACCAGGGACGATGCTGATGGTCGAGCGCAAGATCGAATCCTGGTTCGACGGCGAACCTATCGATCTGCAACGCGACTGGAAACCCTGGGACGAGATCTCCGACGACCTCAAAGTCGCGGTAATCGCGGGTGAAGACCAGAAATTCCCCGAGCACTGGGGCTTCGACTTCGGTGCGATCCAGAAAGCCCTGGCCCACAACGAACTGGGCGGCACCATCCGCGGCGCCAGCACCCTCAGCCAGCAAGTCTCGAAGAACCTGTTCCTGTGGTCCGGTCGCAGCTGGTTGCGCAAAGGCCTGGAAGCCTGGTTTACCGGGCTGATCGAGATTTTCTGGCCCAAGGAGCGAATCCTTGAGGTTTACCTGAACAGCGTCGAGTGGGATGACGGTGTGTTTGGTGCCGAAGCGGCAGCCAGGCATCATTTTGGCGTGAGCGCCAAGAGCCTCAGCCGTCAGCAATCGAGCATGCTGGCGGCCGTGCTGCCTAATCCTCGCGTGTGGAGTGCCAGCCATCCGACCGCGTACGTGGCGCGGCGTGCAGGCTGGATTCGGCGGCAGATGAGTCAGTTGGGTGGCGATAGCTATCTGGTAGGCCTCAATGATTCGCGCCGGGCGCCGTGGAAGGACCAATAGACCCTTGTAGCAGCTGGCTTGCCAGCGAACCAGACGACTCGGTGCATCAGACATACCGCCTTCGCCGGCAAGCCAGCTCCTACAAGAGCAGAACCGCACACAAACAAAAACGCCCCGATCAATGATCGGGGCGTTTTTTATTGCCTGGACAGCGCTTATGCAGCGATCGACACCTTGAGCTTGTTCATCGCGCTCTTCTCAAGCTGACGAATACGCTCGGCCGACACGTTGTACTTCTGCGCCAGGTCATGCAGCGTGGCTTTCTCTTCTGCCAGCCAACGCTGGTAGAGGATGTCACGGCTACGGTCGTCCAGCACTTCCAGCGCTTCGTGCAGGTTGTGGTTGGAGTTGTCGCTCCAGTCAGCGTCTTCCAGTTGACGGGCCGGGTCATACCGGTGGTCTTCCAGATAGTTGGCCGGCGACTGGAAAGCGCTGTCGTCGTCGGCTTCGGCAGCCGGGTCGAAGGCCATGTCATGACCGGTCAGGCGACTTTCCATCTCGCGCACTTCCCGAGGCTCTACACCGAGACTTTCCGCCACACGATGGACTTCCTCGTTGTTCAGCCACGCCAGACGCTTCTTCTGACTGCGCAGGTTGAAGAACAACTTGCGCTGGGCCTTGGTGGTCGCGACTTTCACGATGCGCCAGTTGCGCAGGATGAATTCGTGGATTTCAGCCTTGATCCAGTGCACGGCGAACGAAACCAGACGCACACCCATTTCCGGGTTAAAGCGTTTCACAGCCTTCATCAGGCCGACGTTACCTTCCTGGATCAGATCAGCCTGAGCCAGACCGTAGCCGGAATAGCTACGGGCGATATGTACGACAAAACGCAGGTGGGCGAGCACCATCTGCCGAGCCGCCTCAAGATCCTGCTCATAATAGAGACTCTCGGCCAGTTCACGCTCCCGCTCCGGCGTCAGCAATGGAATGCTGTTGACGGTGTGCACATAGGCCTCCAGGTTCGCACCCGGGACCAGAGCATATGCAGGCTGCAAAGAATTGGTCATACGAAAAAACCTCCGACTTACATAACTCGTGCAGTTCAGCACTGCGAAAATTGACCGGAAACCGAAAAAGAAGTTCCCAAAACCCTAAATTTGCTGAAAGGTCAATACGAGCAAAATGATACTACTTAGGCGCAAGCTCCCTCAGGTGGCGTGCGACTGCAATCCATGCACCGATATACCCCAACAGCACCGCGCCAAGCAAGAGAGACAGACCGTC
Proteins encoded:
- the rpoH gene encoding RNA polymerase sigma factor RpoH, coding for MTNSLQPAYALVPGANLEAYVHTVNSIPLLTPERERELAESLYYEQDLEAARQMVLAHLRFVVHIARSYSGYGLAQADLIQEGNVGLMKAVKRFNPEMGVRLVSFAVHWIKAEIHEFILRNWRIVKVATTKAQRKLFFNLRSQKKRLAWLNNEEVHRVAESLGVEPREVREMESRLTGHDMAFDPAAEADDDSAFQSPANYLEDHRYDPARQLEDADWSDNSNHNLHEALEVLDDRSRDILYQRWLAEEKATLHDLAQKYNVSAERIRQLEKSAMNKLKVSIAA
- a CDS encoding DUF423 domain-containing protein; amino-acid sequence: MLRGFLMLAAFFGFTGVGLGAFAAHGLKNRLSAEYLAIFHTGVTYQLVHTLALLGVALLATQVPGRLVTWAGASFAIGILLFSGSLYLLTLTGVSKLGIITPFGGLAFLVGWFCLGLAAWRLT
- the mtgA gene encoding monofunctional biosynthetic peptidoglycan transglycosylase; protein product: MLRIYFRRFIKAVLWFMGGSVLLVLIFRVVPPPGTMLMVERKIESWFDGEPIDLQRDWKPWDEISDDLKVAVIAGEDQKFPEHWGFDFGAIQKALAHNELGGTIRGASTLSQQVSKNLFLWSGRSWLRKGLEAWFTGLIEIFWPKERILEVYLNSVEWDDGVFGAEAAARHHFGVSAKSLSRQQSSMLAAVLPNPRVWSASHPTAYVARRAGWIRRQMSQLGGDSYLVGLNDSRRAPWKDQ